The following coding sequences lie in one Apium graveolens cultivar Ventura chromosome 1, ASM990537v1, whole genome shotgun sequence genomic window:
- the LOC141668247 gene encoding glucose-1-phosphate adenylyltransferase large subunit 1-like isoform X2, with protein MDSWCVSMKSSTQFSKVRSGFVSNGDEGFWGKRIKGGVNNTDLNYLFSKRSKIVRRVRMIKPGAAFSVVTSGNGKETLTMEDLQVPRIERKSASSNNVAAIIVGGGAGTKLFPLTRRSAIPAVPVGGCYRLIDIPMSNCINSRINKLLVLTQFNSASLNRHLARTYFGNGVNFGDGFVEVLAATQTPGEAGMNWFQGTADAVRQFMWVFEDAKNKDIENILILSGDQLYRMDYMDLVQNHMDRNADVTVSCVPVGGSRVSEYGLMKINKRGQVIEFAEKPSGANLKSMQIDTTLLGVSPEESTKSQYIASMGVYVFKKDVLLNLLHCRYPKSNDFGSEIIPSAVMDHNVQAYLFRDYWEDIGTIKSFYDANLALTDEIPKFEFYDPETPFFTSPRFLPPTKFERSLIKDAIISHGCFLQECSVVHSIVGERSRLDSGVELKDTLMMGADYYQTESEIASLLAEGKVPIGIGQNSKISKCIIDKNAKIGKDVIIMNKNGVQEADRPDDGFYIRSGITIVMEKATISDGTVI; from the exons ATGGATTCTTGGTGTGTATCAATGAAGTCAAGTACCCAATTTTCTAAAGTAAGAAGTGGTTTTGTAAGTAATGGTGATGAGGGGTTTTGGGGGAAGAGGATCAAAGGAGGTGTTAACAACACTGATTTGAATTATCTTTTCTCCAAAAGATCGAAAATTGTGAGAAGGGTGAGAATGATCAAACCAGGGGCTGCTTTCTCTGTAGTGACATCAGGAAATGGCAAAGAGACACTT ACAATGGAAGACTTGCAAGTTCCAAGAATTGAGAGAAAAAGTGCTAGCTCGAACAATGTTGCTGCTATCATAGTAGGTGGGGGTGCTGGGACTAAACTGTTTCCGCTTACACGTAGATCAGCTATACCTGCT GTTCCCGTTGGAGGATGCTATAGGCTTATAGACATTCCTATGAGCAATTGCATTAACAGCAGAATAAACAAGCTTTTGGTCTTAACTCAGTTCAACTCTGCTTCTTTAAATCGTCACCTTGCTCGTACATATTTTGGAAATGGTGTCAACTTTGGGGATGGCTTTGTTGAG GTGTTGGCTGCCACTCAAACACCAGGAGAAGCAGGCATGAATTGGTTTCAAGGAACTGCAGACGCAGTGAGGCAGTTTATGTGGGTATTTGAG GATGCGAAGAACAAGGACATTGAAAATATTCTGATTCTATCAGGGGATCAACTTTACCGGATGGATTATATGGACCTTGTGCAG AATCACATGGACAGAAATGCTGATGTCACAGTTTCCTGTGTACCTGTGGGAGGCAG CCGGGTGTCAGAATATGGATTAATGAAGATCAACAAAAGAGGGCAAGTTATCGAATTTGCTGAAAAACCTAGTGGGGCTAATCTAAAATCAATG CAAATAGATACTACTTTACTAGGAGTGTCTCCAGAAGAATCAACAAAGTCTCAATATATTGCTTCAATGGGTGTCTATGTCTTCAAGAAAGATGTTTTGTTAAATCTACTGCACTGCAGATATCCTAAATCCAATGACTTTGGATCCGAAATCATTCCATCAGCTGTTATGGATCACAATGTGCAA GCATATTTGTTCAGAGACTATTGGGAGGACATTGGAACGATAAAATCTTTTTACGATGCTAACCTGGCCCTAACAGATGAG ATACCAAAATTCGAATTTTATGATCCAGAGACACCATTCTTCACTTCCCCTCGGTTCTTACCACCAACAAAATTTGAAAGAAGTTTG ATCAAGGATGCAATCATATCGCATGGGTGTTTTCTGCAAGAATGTAGTGTTGTTCACTCAATTGTGGGTGAACGCTCACGTTTGGACTCTGGTGTTGAGCTGAAG GATACATTGATGATGGGGGCAGACTACTATCAGACAGAGTCCGAGATCGCGTCTCTGCTGGCGGAGGGGAAAGTTCCCATTGGGATTGGTCAAAACTCGAAAATCAG CAAATGTATTATTGACAAGAATGCAAAAATTGGGAAGGACGTCATTATTATGAATAAAAAT GGTGTTCAAGAAGCAGACAGACCCGACGATGGATTTTACATTCGCTCAGGGATTACTATCGTCATGGAAAAGGCTACAATCAGTGATGGCACAGTAATATAA
- the LOC141668247 gene encoding glucose-1-phosphate adenylyltransferase large subunit 1-like isoform X1 — protein sequence MDSWCVSMKSSTQFSKVRSGFVSNGDEGFWGKRIKGGVNNTDLNYLFSKRSKIVRRVRMIKPGAAFSVVTSGNGKETLTMEDLQVPRIERKSASSNNVAAIIVGGGAGTKLFPLTRRSAIPAVPVGGCYRLIDIPMSNCINSRINKLLVLTQFNSASLNRHLARTYFGNGVNFGDGFVEVLAATQTPGEAGMNWFQGTADAVRQFMWVFEDAKNKDIENILILSGDQLYRMDYMDLVQNHMDRNADVTVSCVPVGGSRVSEYGLMKINKRGQVIEFAEKPSGANLKSMQIDTTLLGVSPEESTKSQYIASMGVYVFKKDVLLNLLHCRYPKSNDFGSEIIPSAVMDHNVQAYLFRDYWEDIGTIKSFYDANLALTDEIPKFEFYDPETPFFTSPRFLPPTKFERSLIKDAIISHGCFLQECSVVHSIVGERSRLDSGVELKDTLMMGADYYQTESEIASLLAEGKVPIGIGQNSKISKCIIDKNAKIGKDVIIMNKNVSFSCQKRLWVFKKQTDPTMDFTFAQGLLSSWKRLQSVMAQ from the exons ATGGATTCTTGGTGTGTATCAATGAAGTCAAGTACCCAATTTTCTAAAGTAAGAAGTGGTTTTGTAAGTAATGGTGATGAGGGGTTTTGGGGGAAGAGGATCAAAGGAGGTGTTAACAACACTGATTTGAATTATCTTTTCTCCAAAAGATCGAAAATTGTGAGAAGGGTGAGAATGATCAAACCAGGGGCTGCTTTCTCTGTAGTGACATCAGGAAATGGCAAAGAGACACTT ACAATGGAAGACTTGCAAGTTCCAAGAATTGAGAGAAAAAGTGCTAGCTCGAACAATGTTGCTGCTATCATAGTAGGTGGGGGTGCTGGGACTAAACTGTTTCCGCTTACACGTAGATCAGCTATACCTGCT GTTCCCGTTGGAGGATGCTATAGGCTTATAGACATTCCTATGAGCAATTGCATTAACAGCAGAATAAACAAGCTTTTGGTCTTAACTCAGTTCAACTCTGCTTCTTTAAATCGTCACCTTGCTCGTACATATTTTGGAAATGGTGTCAACTTTGGGGATGGCTTTGTTGAG GTGTTGGCTGCCACTCAAACACCAGGAGAAGCAGGCATGAATTGGTTTCAAGGAACTGCAGACGCAGTGAGGCAGTTTATGTGGGTATTTGAG GATGCGAAGAACAAGGACATTGAAAATATTCTGATTCTATCAGGGGATCAACTTTACCGGATGGATTATATGGACCTTGTGCAG AATCACATGGACAGAAATGCTGATGTCACAGTTTCCTGTGTACCTGTGGGAGGCAG CCGGGTGTCAGAATATGGATTAATGAAGATCAACAAAAGAGGGCAAGTTATCGAATTTGCTGAAAAACCTAGTGGGGCTAATCTAAAATCAATG CAAATAGATACTACTTTACTAGGAGTGTCTCCAGAAGAATCAACAAAGTCTCAATATATTGCTTCAATGGGTGTCTATGTCTTCAAGAAAGATGTTTTGTTAAATCTACTGCACTGCAGATATCCTAAATCCAATGACTTTGGATCCGAAATCATTCCATCAGCTGTTATGGATCACAATGTGCAA GCATATTTGTTCAGAGACTATTGGGAGGACATTGGAACGATAAAATCTTTTTACGATGCTAACCTGGCCCTAACAGATGAG ATACCAAAATTCGAATTTTATGATCCAGAGACACCATTCTTCACTTCCCCTCGGTTCTTACCACCAACAAAATTTGAAAGAAGTTTG ATCAAGGATGCAATCATATCGCATGGGTGTTTTCTGCAAGAATGTAGTGTTGTTCACTCAATTGTGGGTGAACGCTCACGTTTGGACTCTGGTGTTGAGCTGAAG GATACATTGATGATGGGGGCAGACTACTATCAGACAGAGTCCGAGATCGCGTCTCTGCTGGCGGAGGGGAAAGTTCCCATTGGGATTGGTCAAAACTCGAAAATCAG CAAATGTATTATTGACAAGAATGCAAAAATTGGGAAGGACGTCATTATTATGAATAAAAATGTAAGCTTCTCATGCCAAAAGAGACTCTG GGTGTTCAAGAAGCAGACAGACCCGACGATGGATTTTACATTCGCTCAGGGATTACTATCGTCATGGAAAAGGCTACAATCAGTGATGGCACAGTAA
- the LOC141668247 gene encoding glucose-1-phosphate adenylyltransferase large subunit 1-like isoform X3 — protein sequence MDSWCVSMKSSTQFSKVRSGFVSNGDEGFWGKRIKGGVNNTDLNYLFSKRSKIVRRVRMIKPGAAFSVVTSGNGKETLTMEDLQVPRIERKSASSNNVAAIIVGGGAGTKLFPLTRRSAIPAVPVGGCYRLIDIPMSNCINSRINKLLVLTQFNSASLNRHLARTYFGNGVNFGDGFVEVLAATQTPGEAGMNWFQGTADAVRQFMWVFEDAKNKDIENILILSGDQLYRMDYMDLVQNHMDRNADVTVSCVPVGGSRVSEYGLMKINKRGQVIEFAEKPSGANLKSMQIDTTLLGVSPEESTKSQYIASMGVYVFKKDVLLNLLHCRYPKSNDFGSEIIPSAVMDHNVQAYLFRDYWEDIGTIKSFYDANLALTDEIPKFEFYDPETPFFTSPRFLPPTKFERSLIKDAIISHGCFLQECSVVHSIVGERSRLDSGVELKDTLMMGADYYQTESEIASLLAEGKVPIGIGQNSKIRVFKKQTDPTMDFTFAQGLLSSWKRLQSVMAQ from the exons ATGGATTCTTGGTGTGTATCAATGAAGTCAAGTACCCAATTTTCTAAAGTAAGAAGTGGTTTTGTAAGTAATGGTGATGAGGGGTTTTGGGGGAAGAGGATCAAAGGAGGTGTTAACAACACTGATTTGAATTATCTTTTCTCCAAAAGATCGAAAATTGTGAGAAGGGTGAGAATGATCAAACCAGGGGCTGCTTTCTCTGTAGTGACATCAGGAAATGGCAAAGAGACACTT ACAATGGAAGACTTGCAAGTTCCAAGAATTGAGAGAAAAAGTGCTAGCTCGAACAATGTTGCTGCTATCATAGTAGGTGGGGGTGCTGGGACTAAACTGTTTCCGCTTACACGTAGATCAGCTATACCTGCT GTTCCCGTTGGAGGATGCTATAGGCTTATAGACATTCCTATGAGCAATTGCATTAACAGCAGAATAAACAAGCTTTTGGTCTTAACTCAGTTCAACTCTGCTTCTTTAAATCGTCACCTTGCTCGTACATATTTTGGAAATGGTGTCAACTTTGGGGATGGCTTTGTTGAG GTGTTGGCTGCCACTCAAACACCAGGAGAAGCAGGCATGAATTGGTTTCAAGGAACTGCAGACGCAGTGAGGCAGTTTATGTGGGTATTTGAG GATGCGAAGAACAAGGACATTGAAAATATTCTGATTCTATCAGGGGATCAACTTTACCGGATGGATTATATGGACCTTGTGCAG AATCACATGGACAGAAATGCTGATGTCACAGTTTCCTGTGTACCTGTGGGAGGCAG CCGGGTGTCAGAATATGGATTAATGAAGATCAACAAAAGAGGGCAAGTTATCGAATTTGCTGAAAAACCTAGTGGGGCTAATCTAAAATCAATG CAAATAGATACTACTTTACTAGGAGTGTCTCCAGAAGAATCAACAAAGTCTCAATATATTGCTTCAATGGGTGTCTATGTCTTCAAGAAAGATGTTTTGTTAAATCTACTGCACTGCAGATATCCTAAATCCAATGACTTTGGATCCGAAATCATTCCATCAGCTGTTATGGATCACAATGTGCAA GCATATTTGTTCAGAGACTATTGGGAGGACATTGGAACGATAAAATCTTTTTACGATGCTAACCTGGCCCTAACAGATGAG ATACCAAAATTCGAATTTTATGATCCAGAGACACCATTCTTCACTTCCCCTCGGTTCTTACCACCAACAAAATTTGAAAGAAGTTTG ATCAAGGATGCAATCATATCGCATGGGTGTTTTCTGCAAGAATGTAGTGTTGTTCACTCAATTGTGGGTGAACGCTCACGTTTGGACTCTGGTGTTGAGCTGAAG GATACATTGATGATGGGGGCAGACTACTATCAGACAGAGTCCGAGATCGCGTCTCTGCTGGCGGAGGGGAAAGTTCCCATTGGGATTGGTCAAAACTCGAAAATCAG GGTGTTCAAGAAGCAGACAGACCCGACGATGGATTTTACATTCGCTCAGGGATTACTATCGTCATGGAAAAGGCTACAATCAGTGATGGCACAGTAA
- the LOC141668270 gene encoding uncharacterized protein LOC141668270, which produces MSSRVDKGKQPLHPCQTQLVSHWSALEKQNQSSTLLGDHGNDHRTNQWHLQKGKDVTSHISGAVKKRTKLTAIDFGILGKKRRRSKSQRESQLAPNVEHVPSPLSLAPPVPEASYIDYSTLHKRVSQCARELVKSQKVNCKSSYAPPKISDLEEGRCENVRIPTAPSYLCSEEENNNHVASIASSKRKSSDTNIMKVLEHEKCCDGSGVLSDNLSMRHNYPPAFREEQYKKMSNFSSTNVFSACAHQANTTGIYTSAENVGGFPGCPVNRNFPVMKTIDTDLRKEEKHMRNSRVPTRAQENVPIKSYCVPQLIGHGMQGIQIQVLSSDSEGKDEVYNVSATEVVSKNKSAATHTMDMNINNKKHVPGVESSSSKKNINADTDLPQLDGAIGTLGEQIQPRKHPIPEIPDMNIPLHAEPGEASVEDNAEPSTSQTRSLDLNQLPDSNSKWLARLNISDPCQHSVGTKSWRLDEATTQKKANQYVSGGTRGESSKSEPVPVSTGKKLIIPNQKTIPLRGVASSSNDNVDGNDDKKWLYTWIKRWQKSPAETPKNRSEPVGNCDPQCSKGSLQDLEKPPFSSIAAMALLGKGWTDLKCHYWDKGSYTVWK; this is translated from the exons ATGTCCAGCCGTGTTGATAAAGGCAAGCAGCCATTGCATCCTTGTCAAACTCAATTGGTGTCACATTGGTCAGCACTTGAAAAGCAGAATCAGTCATCTACTCTTCTTGGAGACCACGGAAATGATCACAGAACAAACCAATGGCATTTGCAAAAGGGTAAGGATGTCACATCTCATATATCTGGAGCTGTCAAAAAACGTACGAAGCTTACTGCCATAGATTTTGGAATATTGGGTAAGAAGAGAAGGAGATCAAAAAGTCAGAGAGAAAGTCAACTTGCTCCAAATGTTGAACATGTACCCTCGCCACTTTCATTAGCTCCTCCAGTGCCTGAAGCTTCATATATTGATTATAGTACTCTACATAAAAGGGTTTCACAATGCGCTAGAGAGCTGGTAAAGTCTCAAAAGGTTAACTGCAAATCATCTTATGCTCCACCCAAAATAAGTGATCTTGAAGAAGGAAGATGTGAAAATGTAAGGATTCCTACAGCACCATCCTACCTATGCAGTGAAGAAGAAAACAACAATCATGTAGCATCAATAGCGTCATCCAAAAGAAAATCATCAGATACTAACATCATGAAAGTTTTGGAGCATGAAAAGTGCTGTGATGGTTCTGGAGTTTTATCTG ATAATCTCTCTATGAGACACAATTATCCACCAGCTTTTCGTGAAGAACAATATAAGAAAATGAGTAATTTCTCTAGTACCAATGTGTTTTCAGCTTGTGCTCATCAGGCAAATACTACGGGTATATATACTTCTGCAGAGAATGTAGGTGGATTCCCTGGATGTCCGGTAAATCGTAATTTTCCAGTCATGAAAACTATTGATACAGATTTGCGGAAGGAAGAGAAGCATATGAGGAATTCAAGAGTTCCAACCCGAGCACAAGAAAACGTGCCCATTAAAAGTTACTGTGTCCCGCAGCTGATTGGTCATGGTATGCAAGGAATACAAATTCAGGTGTTGTCATCAGATAGTGAAGGAAAAGATGAGGTTTATAATGTGAGTGCTACTGAAGTTGTTTCAAAGAATAAATCAGCTGCAACTCACACAATGGATATGAACATAAATAACAAGAAACATGTACCTG GTGTAGAGTCTTCCTCTTCAAAAAAG AATATCAATGCAGACACAGATTTACCACAACTTGATGGTGCCATTGGAACACTTGGAGAACAAATTCAACCTCGGAAACATCCCATCCCTGAGATACCAGATATGAACATACCGCTACATGCTGAGCCAGGTGAAGCAAGTGTAGAGGACAACGCAGAGCCAAGCACATCGCAAACTCGAAGTTTGGACCTGAATCAGTTGCCAGATTCAAATAGCAAATGGCTTGCGCGTCTTAATATAAGTGATCCATGTCAACATTCTGTTGGTACAAAGAGCTGGAGGTTGGATGAAGCCACAACTCAGAAAAAAGCGAACCAATATGTCAGCGGAGGTACAAGAGGTGAAAGTTCTAAATCAGAGCCAGTGCCTGTATCTACTGGTAAGAAACTAATCATTCCTAACCAGAAAACAATTCCACTAAGAGGTGTTGCTTCTAGTTCAAATGATAATGTGGATGGAAATGATGACAAAAAGTGGTTATATACTTGGATTAAGAGGTGGCAAAAATCCCCAGCGGAAACTCCAAAGAATAGGTCTGAACCAGTTGGAAATTGTGACCCACAATGCTCGAAGGGAAGTCTACAGGACTTAGAGAAGCCGCCATTTTCGAGCATAGCTGCTATGGCCCTCTTAGGGAAGGGATGGACTGACTTAAAATGTCATTACTGGGACAAGGGTTCATATACAGTGTGGAAGTAA